TCTACATCAGATACAATAAAGAGATCGGCTAAATTATCAAATTGAGTCAAAAAGTCATTAACTTCAGTCCCGGCATAAATCTTTATTCCAGCATCCAGAGAATGACCTACAATATCTTCATTTCTAGCTAATTCTAAAGCTTTAGAGACATCTTCTCTGATAGTCAATAGTCTATCCCATTTAGCTTCTAATTCTTCATCAATATAATCATCTTCTACTACAGGCCAGTCTGTTAAGAAGACACTCTCTGCTTCTTTACCACTTTCCGGCAGATGCTGCCAAGCTTCTTCACTAGTATGAACCAATACTGGTGCCAAGACTTTAATTAATGTTGTCAAAATCTCATACATAGCTGTCTGGGCTGCACGCCGTTTAGTTGAGTCATCCTTAGAAGTATATAATCTATCCTTTAATACGTCCATATAGAAGGAACTCATTTCTTTAGAACAGAAATTATGAACTTTATGATATAATTTATGATAATCATATTCCTCATAAGCTGTAGTCACTTCATCTAATAGCTGCTGCAATTTATGAAGTACCCATTTATCGATTTCAAGCAGTTCATCATACTCAACAATATCCTCCGCAGGATCAAAATCACTTAAATTTCCGAGAATATACCGGAAAGTATTTCTGATTCTACGATAAACTTCAGCACTCTGCTGTAAGATCTTATCAGAAACTCTAACATCTTCTTTAAAATCAGAAGAAGCAACCCACAGTCTTAAAATATCTGCACCGTACTGCTCAATTACTTCATGTGGAGATACTACATTCCCCTGCGATTTAGACATCTTTTTACCATTAGCATCAACAGTAAACCCATTAGTAACTACTCCTTTATAAGGAGCTTCACCTTTATACGCAATAGACGTTAATAATGAAGAATTAAACCAACCGCGATACTGATCTGTACCTTCTAGATAAATGTCGGCTGGTCGTTCTAATTCTTCCCGAGTTTCCAACACTGCTGCATGACTGGAACCAGAATCGAACCATACATCCATGATATCCGATTCTTTTTCAAATTCTGCTGCTCCACAAGATGGACACTCAAAACCATCAGGTAGAATTTCTTCAGCTGTCTTCTCAAACCAGGCATTAGAACCCTCAGCAGCAAATAAATCTCTAACTGCATTAAGAGTATCATCAGTAGCAATATCAGTACCACAATCTTGACAGTAGAATATCGGAATTGGTACTCCCCAGGACTTTTGACGAGAAATACACCAATCAGAGCGATCTTCAATCATATTGGCCATTCTCTCTTCGCCCCATTCAGGATACCAGTCAACATCTCCAATAGCTTCCAGAGCATCATCCTTAATGGCATCTACTGAAGCAAACCACTGTTCAGTAGCTCTAAAGATAATCGGATTCTTACAACGCCAACAATTAGGATAAGAATGATCAATAAAATCTAAGTTCATTAATAAATCATCTTCTTCTAACATCTCAGTAACCTTAATGTTGGCATCGTCATAATACATACCGGCAAAAGGCCCTGCTTCTTCTGTAAAGACACAATCATTATCCATTGGAGCAAAAATTGGTAGATCATATTCCAATCCAATTACATAGTCTTCATGACCATGA
The Sporohalobacter salinus DNA segment above includes these coding regions:
- the ileS gene encoding isoleucine--tRNA ligase → MDYKETLNLPQTEFPMRANLSEREEEFQEYWKENKVYEQALKNREGAEKFILHDGPPYANGDIHIGHALNQVLKDILTRYKTLQGYQSPYIPGWDTHGLPIEHQITKELGDEIEELSTAELREECKDYALKYIDRQREQFKRLGAWGDWDNPYVTLNPEYEAKQIEVFGEIIKNGYLSKGMKPVYWCSHCNTALAEAEVEYEEARAPSIYVKFPVKDTITIGNTELTAENSYVVIWTTTPWTIPSNMAITVHSDFEYVVVKAEGDLLVVAKELLDDMMETIEIDDYEIVEKIEGEALEGLVTTHPFFDRESPVILGDHVTLEQGTGCVHTAPGHGHEDYVIGLEYDLPIFAPMDNDCVFTEEAGPFAGMYYDDANIKVTEMLEEDDLLMNLDFIDHSYPNCWRCKNPIIFRATEQWFASVDAIKDDALEAIGDVDWYPEWGEERMANMIEDRSDWCISRQKSWGVPIPIFYCQDCGTDIATDDTLNAVRDLFAAEGSNAWFEKTAEEILPDGFECPSCGAAEFEKESDIMDVWFDSGSSHAAVLETREELERPADIYLEGTDQYRGWFNSSLLTSIAYKGEAPYKGVVTNGFTVDANGKKMSKSQGNVVSPHEVIEQYGADILRLWVASSDFKEDVRVSDKILQQSAEVYRRIRNTFRYILGNLSDFDPAEDIVEYDELLEIDKWVLHKLQQLLDEVTTAYEEYDYHKLYHKVHNFCSKEMSSFYMDVLKDRLYTSKDDSTKRRAAQTAMYEILTTLIKVLAPVLVHTSEEAWQHLPESGKEAESVFLTDWPVVEDDYIDEELEAKWDRLLTIREDVSKALELARNEDIVGHSLDAGIKIYAGTEVNDFLTQFDNLADLFIVSDVELDSKDKANEATYTGEETDIKVVVEAAPGEKCDRCWKYRTSVGDNEDHPEICIECLEVVNQL